One genomic segment of Streptomyces sp. TLI_146 includes these proteins:
- a CDS encoding M48 family metallopeptidase, producing the protein MVDSYYESGTTAERWDRAHLFFEAKEYVTAVRILTGIVDEVPEQVAPRLLLARAYYHSAQLNKAERELRAVLERDPVEQYATLMLGRTLERQGRPEDAARYLRLAAAFDGDVTGEVAAPR; encoded by the coding sequence GTGGTCGACAGCTACTACGAGTCCGGCACCACCGCCGAGCGCTGGGACCGCGCCCACCTGTTCTTCGAGGCCAAGGAGTACGTCACGGCCGTACGCATCCTGACCGGCATCGTCGACGAGGTGCCCGAGCAGGTCGCGCCGAGACTGCTGCTCGCCCGGGCCTACTACCACTCCGCCCAGCTCAACAAGGCGGAGCGGGAGCTGCGTGCCGTACTGGAGCGCGACCCCGTCGAGCAGTACGCCACGCTGATGCTCGGCCGCACCCTGGAGCGCCAGGGCCGGCCCGAGGACGCGGCCCGCTATCTGCGCCTCGCCGCCGCCTTCGACGGAGACGTCACGGGGGAGGTCGCCGCACCGCGGTGA